One Gadus morhua chromosome 1, gadMor3.0, whole genome shotgun sequence DNA segment encodes these proteins:
- the eno1a gene encoding enolase 1a, (alpha) isoform X2 gives MSATSWLPSRSRIMSILKIHAREIFDSRGNPTVEVDLYTKKGLFRAAVPSGASTGIYEALELRDNDKTRYLGKGVKRAVKYINEFLAPALCNQNVNVLEQEKVDQLMLDMDGTENKSKFGANAILGVSLAVCKAGAAEKGVPLYRHIADLAGNPEVILPVPAFNVINGGSHAGNKLAMQEFMILPVGASSFKEAMRIGAEVYHNLKNVIKEKYGQDATNVGDEGGFAPNILENKEALELLMKAIGKAGYTDKIVIGMDVAASEFYKSGKYDLDFKSPDDPSRYITPDQLADLYKSFVKDYPVVSIEDPFDQDDWQAWSNFTATTSIQVVGDDLTVTNPKRIAKGVAEKACNCLLLKVNQIGSVTESLAACKMAQSNGWGVMVSHRSGETEDTFIADLVVGLCTGQIKTGAPCRSERLAKYNQLLRIEEELGDKAKFAGQNFRHPI, from the exons ATGTCTGCTACCTCTTGGCTCCCCTCTAGATCCAGAATCATGTCCATCCTCAAGATCCACGCCCGGGAGATTTTCGACTCCCGTGGTAACCCCACAGTGGAGGTCGACCTGTACACCAAGAAAG GTCTGTTCAGGGCAGCTGTCCCCAGCGGTGCCTCCACTGGCATCTACGAGGCCCTCGAGCTCCGTGACAACGACAAGACGCGCTACCTGGGCAAAG GAGTGAAAAGGgctgtaaaatatataaatgagtTTTTGGCCCCTGCTTTGTGTAACCAG AACGTCAATGTCTTGGAGCAGGAGAAGGTGGATCAGCTGATGCTGGATATGGATGGCACTGAGAACAAAT CTAAGTTTGGTGCTAACGCCATTCTGGGCGTCTCCCTGGCTGTGTGCAAGGCTGGTGCAGCGGAGAAGGGCGTGCCCCTCTACCGCCATATTGCCGACCTTGCTGGCAACCCTGAAGTGATCCTGCCCGTCCCT GCCTTCAACGTCATCAACGGCGGCTCCCACGCCGGCAACAAGCTGGCCATGCAGGAGTTCATGATCCTGCCCGTGGGCGCCAGCAGCTTCAAGGAGGCCATGCGCATCGGAGCCGAGGTCTACCACAACCTGAAGAACGTCATCAAGGAGAAGTACGGCCAGGACGCCACCAACGTGGGAGACGAGGGCGGCTTTGCACCCAACATCCTGGAGAACAAGGAAG CTCTGGAGCTGCTGATGAAAGCCATCGGCAAGGCCGGCTACACCGACAAGATCGTGATCGGCATGGACGTGGCCGCCTCAGAGTTCTACAAGAGCGGGAAGTACGACCTTGACTTCAAGTCGCCCGACGACCCCAGCCGCTACATCACCCCCGACCAGCTGGCTGACCTCTACAAGAGCTTTGTCAAGGACTACCCAG TGGTCTCCATCGAGGACCCCTTCGACCAGGACGACTGGCAGGCGTGGTCCAActtcaccgccaccaccagcatcCAGGTTGTGGGAGACGACCTCACGGTCACTAACCCCAAGCGCATCGCCAAGGGGGTGGCAGAGAAGGCCTGCAACTGCCTGCTCCTCAAGGTCAACCAGATCGGCTCCGTGACCGAGTCCCTGGCGGC TTGCAAGATGGCCCAGAGCAATGGCTGGGGCGTGATGGTGAGCCATCGCTCCGGAGAGACCGAGGATACCTTCATCGCTGACCTGGTGGTTGGACTCTGCACTGGACAG ATCAAGACGGGAGCCCCCTGCCGGTCCGAGCGTCTGGCCAAGTACAACCAGCTGCTGAG gaTTGAAGAGGAGCTCGGAGACAAGGCCAAGTTCGCTGGCCAGAACTTCAGGCACCCCATCTAG
- the eno1a gene encoding enolase 1a, (alpha) isoform X3 encodes MSILKIHAREIFDSRGNPTVEVDLYTKKGLFRAAVPSGASTGIYEALELRDNDKTRYLGKGVSKAVEHINKTIAPALVSQNVNVLEQEKVDQLMLDMDGTENKSKFGANAILGVSLAVCKAGAAEKGVPLYRHIADLAGNPEVILPVPAFNVINGGSHAGNKLAMQEFMILPVGASSFKEAMRIGAEVYHNLKNVIKEKYGQDATNVGDEGGFAPNILENKEALELLMKAIGKAGYTDKIVIGMDVAASEFYKSGKYDLDFKSPDDPSRYITPDQLADLYKSFVKDYPVVSIEDPFDQDDWQAWSNFTATTSIQVVGDDLTVTNPKRIAKGVAEKACNCLLLKVNQIGSVTESLAACKMAQSNGWGVMVSHRSGETEDTFIADLVVGLCTGQIKTGAPCRSERLAKYNQLLRIEEELGDKAKFAGQNFRHPI; translated from the exons ATGTCCATCCTCAAGATCCACGCCCGGGAGATTTTCGACTCCCGTGGTAACCCCACAGTGGAGGTCGACCTGTACACCAAGAAAG GTCTGTTCAGGGCAGCTGTCCCCAGCGGTGCCTCCACTGGCATCTACGAGGCCCTCGAGCTCCGTGACAACGACAAGACGCGCTACCTGGGCAAAG GTGTCTCAAAAGCTGTTGAGCATatcaataaaacaattgcgccTGCACTGGTTAGCCAG AACGTCAATGTCTTGGAGCAGGAGAAGGTGGATCAGCTGATGCTGGATATGGATGGCACTGAGAACAAAT CTAAGTTTGGTGCTAACGCCATTCTGGGCGTCTCCCTGGCTGTGTGCAAGGCTGGTGCAGCGGAGAAGGGCGTGCCCCTCTACCGCCATATTGCCGACCTTGCTGGCAACCCTGAAGTGATCCTGCCCGTCCCT GCCTTCAACGTCATCAACGGCGGCTCCCACGCCGGCAACAAGCTGGCCATGCAGGAGTTCATGATCCTGCCCGTGGGCGCCAGCAGCTTCAAGGAGGCCATGCGCATCGGAGCCGAGGTCTACCACAACCTGAAGAACGTCATCAAGGAGAAGTACGGCCAGGACGCCACCAACGTGGGAGACGAGGGCGGCTTTGCACCCAACATCCTGGAGAACAAGGAAG CTCTGGAGCTGCTGATGAAAGCCATCGGCAAGGCCGGCTACACCGACAAGATCGTGATCGGCATGGACGTGGCCGCCTCAGAGTTCTACAAGAGCGGGAAGTACGACCTTGACTTCAAGTCGCCCGACGACCCCAGCCGCTACATCACCCCCGACCAGCTGGCTGACCTCTACAAGAGCTTTGTCAAGGACTACCCAG TGGTCTCCATCGAGGACCCCTTCGACCAGGACGACTGGCAGGCGTGGTCCAActtcaccgccaccaccagcatcCAGGTTGTGGGAGACGACCTCACGGTCACTAACCCCAAGCGCATCGCCAAGGGGGTGGCAGAGAAGGCCTGCAACTGCCTGCTCCTCAAGGTCAACCAGATCGGCTCCGTGACCGAGTCCCTGGCGGC TTGCAAGATGGCCCAGAGCAATGGCTGGGGCGTGATGGTGAGCCATCGCTCCGGAGAGACCGAGGATACCTTCATCGCTGACCTGGTGGTTGGACTCTGCACTGGACAG ATCAAGACGGGAGCCCCCTGCCGGTCCGAGCGTCTGGCCAAGTACAACCAGCTGCTGAG gaTTGAAGAGGAGCTCGGAGACAAGGCCAAGTTCGCTGGCCAGAACTTCAGGCACCCCATCTAG
- the eno1a gene encoding enolase 1a, (alpha) isoform X1: MSATSWLPSRSRIMSILKIHAREIFDSRGNPTVEVDLYTKKGLFRAAVPSGASTGIYEALELRDNDKTRYLGKGVSKAVEHINKTIAPALVSQNVNVLEQEKVDQLMLDMDGTENKSKFGANAILGVSLAVCKAGAAEKGVPLYRHIADLAGNPEVILPVPAFNVINGGSHAGNKLAMQEFMILPVGASSFKEAMRIGAEVYHNLKNVIKEKYGQDATNVGDEGGFAPNILENKEALELLMKAIGKAGYTDKIVIGMDVAASEFYKSGKYDLDFKSPDDPSRYITPDQLADLYKSFVKDYPVVSIEDPFDQDDWQAWSNFTATTSIQVVGDDLTVTNPKRIAKGVAEKACNCLLLKVNQIGSVTESLAACKMAQSNGWGVMVSHRSGETEDTFIADLVVGLCTGQIKTGAPCRSERLAKYNQLLRIEEELGDKAKFAGQNFRHPI, from the exons ATGTCTGCTACCTCTTGGCTCCCCTCTAGATCCAGAATCATGTCCATCCTCAAGATCCACGCCCGGGAGATTTTCGACTCCCGTGGTAACCCCACAGTGGAGGTCGACCTGTACACCAAGAAAG GTCTGTTCAGGGCAGCTGTCCCCAGCGGTGCCTCCACTGGCATCTACGAGGCCCTCGAGCTCCGTGACAACGACAAGACGCGCTACCTGGGCAAAG GTGTCTCAAAAGCTGTTGAGCATatcaataaaacaattgcgccTGCACTGGTTAGCCAG AACGTCAATGTCTTGGAGCAGGAGAAGGTGGATCAGCTGATGCTGGATATGGATGGCACTGAGAACAAAT CTAAGTTTGGTGCTAACGCCATTCTGGGCGTCTCCCTGGCTGTGTGCAAGGCTGGTGCAGCGGAGAAGGGCGTGCCCCTCTACCGCCATATTGCCGACCTTGCTGGCAACCCTGAAGTGATCCTGCCCGTCCCT GCCTTCAACGTCATCAACGGCGGCTCCCACGCCGGCAACAAGCTGGCCATGCAGGAGTTCATGATCCTGCCCGTGGGCGCCAGCAGCTTCAAGGAGGCCATGCGCATCGGAGCCGAGGTCTACCACAACCTGAAGAACGTCATCAAGGAGAAGTACGGCCAGGACGCCACCAACGTGGGAGACGAGGGCGGCTTTGCACCCAACATCCTGGAGAACAAGGAAG CTCTGGAGCTGCTGATGAAAGCCATCGGCAAGGCCGGCTACACCGACAAGATCGTGATCGGCATGGACGTGGCCGCCTCAGAGTTCTACAAGAGCGGGAAGTACGACCTTGACTTCAAGTCGCCCGACGACCCCAGCCGCTACATCACCCCCGACCAGCTGGCTGACCTCTACAAGAGCTTTGTCAAGGACTACCCAG TGGTCTCCATCGAGGACCCCTTCGACCAGGACGACTGGCAGGCGTGGTCCAActtcaccgccaccaccagcatcCAGGTTGTGGGAGACGACCTCACGGTCACTAACCCCAAGCGCATCGCCAAGGGGGTGGCAGAGAAGGCCTGCAACTGCCTGCTCCTCAAGGTCAACCAGATCGGCTCCGTGACCGAGTCCCTGGCGGC TTGCAAGATGGCCCAGAGCAATGGCTGGGGCGTGATGGTGAGCCATCGCTCCGGAGAGACCGAGGATACCTTCATCGCTGACCTGGTGGTTGGACTCTGCACTGGACAG ATCAAGACGGGAGCCCCCTGCCGGTCCGAGCGTCTGGCCAAGTACAACCAGCTGCTGAG gaTTGAAGAGGAGCTCGGAGACAAGGCCAAGTTCGCTGGCCAGAACTTCAGGCACCCCATCTAG
- the eno1a gene encoding enolase 1a, (alpha) isoform X4, which yields MSILKIHAREIFDSRGNPTVEVDLYTKKGLFRAAVPSGASTGIYEALELRDNDKTRYLGKGVKRAVKYINEFLAPALCNQNVNVLEQEKVDQLMLDMDGTENKSKFGANAILGVSLAVCKAGAAEKGVPLYRHIADLAGNPEVILPVPAFNVINGGSHAGNKLAMQEFMILPVGASSFKEAMRIGAEVYHNLKNVIKEKYGQDATNVGDEGGFAPNILENKEALELLMKAIGKAGYTDKIVIGMDVAASEFYKSGKYDLDFKSPDDPSRYITPDQLADLYKSFVKDYPVVSIEDPFDQDDWQAWSNFTATTSIQVVGDDLTVTNPKRIAKGVAEKACNCLLLKVNQIGSVTESLAACKMAQSNGWGVMVSHRSGETEDTFIADLVVGLCTGQIKTGAPCRSERLAKYNQLLRIEEELGDKAKFAGQNFRHPI from the exons ATGTCCATCCTCAAGATCCACGCCCGGGAGATTTTCGACTCCCGTGGTAACCCCACAGTGGAGGTCGACCTGTACACCAAGAAAG GTCTGTTCAGGGCAGCTGTCCCCAGCGGTGCCTCCACTGGCATCTACGAGGCCCTCGAGCTCCGTGACAACGACAAGACGCGCTACCTGGGCAAAG GAGTGAAAAGGgctgtaaaatatataaatgagtTTTTGGCCCCTGCTTTGTGTAACCAG AACGTCAATGTCTTGGAGCAGGAGAAGGTGGATCAGCTGATGCTGGATATGGATGGCACTGAGAACAAAT CTAAGTTTGGTGCTAACGCCATTCTGGGCGTCTCCCTGGCTGTGTGCAAGGCTGGTGCAGCGGAGAAGGGCGTGCCCCTCTACCGCCATATTGCCGACCTTGCTGGCAACCCTGAAGTGATCCTGCCCGTCCCT GCCTTCAACGTCATCAACGGCGGCTCCCACGCCGGCAACAAGCTGGCCATGCAGGAGTTCATGATCCTGCCCGTGGGCGCCAGCAGCTTCAAGGAGGCCATGCGCATCGGAGCCGAGGTCTACCACAACCTGAAGAACGTCATCAAGGAGAAGTACGGCCAGGACGCCACCAACGTGGGAGACGAGGGCGGCTTTGCACCCAACATCCTGGAGAACAAGGAAG CTCTGGAGCTGCTGATGAAAGCCATCGGCAAGGCCGGCTACACCGACAAGATCGTGATCGGCATGGACGTGGCCGCCTCAGAGTTCTACAAGAGCGGGAAGTACGACCTTGACTTCAAGTCGCCCGACGACCCCAGCCGCTACATCACCCCCGACCAGCTGGCTGACCTCTACAAGAGCTTTGTCAAGGACTACCCAG TGGTCTCCATCGAGGACCCCTTCGACCAGGACGACTGGCAGGCGTGGTCCAActtcaccgccaccaccagcatcCAGGTTGTGGGAGACGACCTCACGGTCACTAACCCCAAGCGCATCGCCAAGGGGGTGGCAGAGAAGGCCTGCAACTGCCTGCTCCTCAAGGTCAACCAGATCGGCTCCGTGACCGAGTCCCTGGCGGC TTGCAAGATGGCCCAGAGCAATGGCTGGGGCGTGATGGTGAGCCATCGCTCCGGAGAGACCGAGGATACCTTCATCGCTGACCTGGTGGTTGGACTCTGCACTGGACAG ATCAAGACGGGAGCCCCCTGCCGGTCCGAGCGTCTGGCCAAGTACAACCAGCTGCTGAG gaTTGAAGAGGAGCTCGGAGACAAGGCCAAGTTCGCTGGCCAGAACTTCAGGCACCCCATCTAG